The uncultured Cohaesibacter sp. genome segment CCAATATTGGCGGACGAATTTGCATCCAGAATGTGACTTACGGTGATTCACACTGCGTTGTGATCGAGGATTCAGGTATCGGGATGAGCAAGGAAGATGTGAAGGTGGCAATGACCCCGTTTGGGCGTTGCAAGCTTCCAGCAGCATTGTCTCAGGAAGGCTCCGGGCTTGGCTTGTCGATCGTTGAAAAAATCGCAGTGAGCCATCATGGTGCTGTTTCCATCGAAAGCACGCCAGGCATCGGGACAAAAGTGACATTCGCCTTGCCCGCAATCCAATGATGTCCAGCAAGGTTCTTTTCATAAACCGAGTGATGGTTGGCGATGGCGACCTTGACCATATCTGCCTCACTCAGCAGTGCGTGAGAAGCAAGGCGGGTGGTGTCGTCAAATGACGGGATTGATGATCAGATAAAGACTGAAACAAATCAGACTGATAATCGTTGAGACAGCCAAACTGTTGCTGACAAATGCCTCCTCCTCTTCTGTCGCCTTTTGCATGAATAGAGGAATGATATAAGGAGGAGGAAGGATCAGCAAAATGAAGAATGCTGCCTGATATCCCGGCCCCAATCCGAGCCAATTGGCAAGAACGAAGTGATTGAGAAGCAACGCTGATGGGACGATGAGACCATAGCGGATGCCCACCAATATCGCGACGTCACCCAATCCTTTGCGCTTAATCTGGATGCCATAGCCCACCACCAGCAGGATCAATGGCACCACCATGGCCGTCAGCAATTTAAGTGTCGCATAGAGACTGGACAGTAATGGTGCTGTTTTGACCGTCTCGGCCAAGCCAAGGCCATTGAGCATCAGCCCCGCGGTCAACGCGATTGTCACTGGTGACGTTGCGAACATTTTAAGAATTGCTGCCGGGTTTGAGCGTCCATCCCGGCGAACCATCATGAGGGGTGCAAAGACAAACCAGATGAATAATTCGTGCGGAAGATCGACCACGGCGATGTACCCGACGGCCTCCAATCCATAGGCGCCACCAAATAAACTGACCCCCAACATGCCATATTCAAAGCCAGTCAACAGAAACGGAAACCAGGGATGGTGGGGTACGAGCCATTTTCCAAGCACCAGCCCCAAGCCGTAAAGGCCTATGCAGATCAACGCCACCAGAAACCAGAGCCCCAGATAGGAGATTTTCATCTCCATATCGAGAAAAACGGTAAAGAGTACACTGGGCAAAATAAGGTTGACGATCAGCTTCTTGATGCCTTCAACCACTTCAATACTGATAAACCCGGTCCAGCGGAAAAACATGCCAAGAATGATCAGGTAAAGAATGGGCAGCAATGAATCATAAATGGACATGAATGCCTCAAATTACGGGTTCTAGAAAAGCATAATCGTTTCACGCAGACCTGAGAATGGCAAGCCCGAAGGCCCTGCCCGGTTCAAATGACGCAGGCGCTAGGATTTTGCATTAACCGACAAAATCAGAAGGCGTGACAGATGCAGATATCGACCCTTGAGAAATTCAATCAATATTAGAGATACATTTATGATATTGAAATTGTTTGGATATTTTTACCATGACTTTGGCCCGATGAACGGCGCCATACGGCTATATCGCACGAGCTTTTGGCTCGGCCTTGGCGCTGTGCCCCAACCGAAGGTTTCACCTGACAAGCCGACTTTCCGCCGAATGACCAGTTACACGGCGATCATAGGTTGTCAAAGGCTCCGTCAAGATAAGGCTCGAACTTTTTCCAGCTCTGCGAGCTGCCGCGATAGACTTGTTGGCGCACTTGTTCAACAGACGCGGTTTTTACCGCGCGGGTGTTGTGCTGCGGCGACAAGCAGGCATCCTGCCAGCCAAGCGCGAGATAGTCGATGAGATTGCGGGTCTCTGTTTCCTGCTCTTCGGTCAGACGCTCGTAATCGAGATCGTAAATCTGGCCGGGAAACTGCGCGTGCCAAAAGGCCATCAAATCGCGATAGAGCTTGTAATAGTCGACAACTGATTTCAGGTCGTGGCTATAGCCCAAAAATGGACCCTGAAAATTGATCTTGAAGTTCGACCAGCAGGTGGCGGCCGGGTCGCGCATGGTGTGAATAATCTTTGCCTCAGGCAAGGCACTGCATATCAAGCCCAGCTGGAGGAAATTCTGTGGCAGTTTGTCAGCCACGAACGGTTTGCTGGCGGAAACCTTGGCAAGATCGGTCAAATACGCCTTGCGGAAGCGTTCCAGCGCAGGCTTGTCGGGACGCTGCTGACCAAGGCTGAGTTTGCGGCCATGGCGTCCCAGTAGGCGCAATTCGCCACCTCCATGGACATCGGAATGGCTCGAAATGATCTGCTCGACCAGTGAGGTGCCAGAGCGTGGCATGCCAAGAATGAAAATCGGCGTCGCCTTGGCCTTCTTTTTCGGCGCTTTGAGGGAGGCACTCTTGATGGCAGGTGCTGCCTGCTTGATGATAGCAAAAAGCGCCCGATCCTTTTCAAAGCTGTAACCAAGGATTTTTTGGCGCAAATGCCCAGCAGCCTTGTAATGATCGAGCGCCTCTTTCAACTGCCCGGTATCTTCTTTCATCTTAGCCATGGTGTGATGAAAATGGCAGGTTTGTGTGGCGTCCAAATCACCCTTTTTCAGCATGGCTGCAACCTGAGAGATTTGGGTGTCAATTTCGTCATACTTGATCATCTGACTCAAATATTGATGAGCCAAAGCGTCGCGCGGCTCAATGGCGATGGCCGAGCGATAGGCCTCAATCGCTTCGGTGCGCCGCCCGCCCTGTTTCTGCAATATGGTGCCCAGATTGGTATAGGCTTGATGGAAATTTGCCTTCAAGTCGATGGCGGTCCGCAAGCATTCCTCTGCTTCGATCAGTTTGCCCTCTTCTTCATACAGAACAGACATGGCAAAATGGTCGTCAGGCTCATCGGGGTCGATGAGAATGGCTTTGGTGTAGGCGTCTTCAGCCTGTTTTAGCTGACCCACCCGCATTGCGGCTTTGGCCAACAGACGCCATAATTGAGCAGATTGGGGAAATTGCTTTGTCAGCAACTCCAGCTGTTGAATGGCCGCTGAGTAATTTTGCGCGTTGATTAAGCTTGTCACCTGCTGGATAAGCGCCGGGGATGGCCGATTGGGGCTGGACCGCAAGATGGTTCTGATTTTATCAACGCCTTCCAGGGCTTGTTGATTGTCGGGGCGTCGCACAAGAATTTTTCCGTACTGCTCAAGCGATGCTAGCATGTCACCCTTCTTTAAAAAGGCGCTTGCTTTCTTCAAGTTGAGATCGATACCAGTTTTTTTCATACGAGTGTGAGCATCCACGAAAAGTCAGTTTCTAGCTTGGATCCAACAACAAAACCTGCGGCCGAACACATTCAAGCGTTTGAAAAATTTGTTTTTATTTCATTCCAGCCATTTGGGCGCCCAAATTGACGCGGAAAAGCACTAACCCAATTGGTGTCGCAGCGATTGGCTTTGCATTTTTTGATGGCACTAGGGGGGACCTGTTTCGCCGTGTCCGATTGAACGCAGGATCAGAGTCGTACGCTTCGCCATAGATAAGGGCGCAGTTGGGGTGCCAACAAGATCCCTAAATGCGCACATACTGTGCATGTATGCTACGTTTGGTAACATTGACAGTGCGTCGTCGTCACATATGTGTGATTGGTAAGGCCGCGACATAGAGCGCTACACAGAGAAAGTGCATGAATGGACAATTGGGTTGAAATCCAAACCGCCTATCAAGTGGCTAAGTTGGGGACTGTCAGTGCCGCCGCCAAAGCGTTGGGCGTGCATAGGGTCACCGTCAATCGTCATGTCGAGACGCTTGAGGCAAAGCTTGGCACCAAACTTTTCCTGCGTCATGGTCGCGGATATGTTCTAACGGAACAGGGGCAGGACTTTCTCTCTGTCGTCACCCGCGCCGATACCCTGCTAAACGATTTTGCCGGGCGCGCGCGCATGCAGAATGCCGAATTGTCTGGAGAATTGATCCTGACGACGACGCCAGCCCTGTCTCACATGATGATGAGCCCCATTGTATCCTATCGCAAGCATCACCCCGGAGTAAGGGTCACAGTTCTCAACCAGTATGATTTGCTCAAGCTGGAATATGGCGAGGCGCATATTGCCTTGCATGTGGATATGGTCAAGCCAGACAATCCAGACTATGTCGTCAGTTTGTTCAAGAATGCCAAGCTTGGTCTGTATGCTCATCAAAGCTATATCCAGCGCATGGGCATGCCCGAGAAAGTCGAGGACTTCAAAAACCACGATTTCATCCGCAATCTTGAACGCTTTGCAGATAATGACTTTCATCGTTGGCTAGATGACAATGTGCCTGCAGACCGCTTTGTGGTGCAGTGCGAGCATCCACGCATTGCACTTGAAGCCGTAACGGCAGGCGTCGGGATCGGCTTTTTGCCCAACTATCAAGCCAAGCATAACAGCCAAATGCTGCGTATCAAAGCGGTTCAGCGCAGCTGGGATCTGCCGGTCTGGCTGGTCACTCATGTGGATTTGCATCGCTCCGAAAAAGTGCAGTCCATGCTCCGCTTCATGCGCGAGGAATATGACAGCTTTCTGGGCATTGAGCTTCCAGATCTTTCCCCAGATCCTTCCTTGTCGATGGATAATCGTTAGTCGGCCCTCAACCGTCTGTCGCCTCTCAAAATCCCGTTTCAAAGCCATGGTCGACAATTGGCAACCAGGTTCCTCCGCCGGCAAGACCTACAAAGATGTCGCCGGCAGAGGCTGTTGCTATTTCCGCTGTTCTGAGAATTTGTCTCCACGGAAAATTCGAGTTGGATTGCCGCGTTCTAGTTGCTTGTGCAGCTGGTTTTCGTTGCGTTTCGTTGCGGCAGCCACCTCGCTTTCCATTAAAATGAACTTCGTTCTCAATCGCTCAAGCGCCACCTGTTTGTTGCGATGCTGAGATCGCTCATCTCGGGAAATGACCGATAGGCCGCTGGGACCATACGTGAGGCGAACAGCACTATCTGTTGTATTTTGATGTTGACCGCCCGGCCCGCCAGCCCGGAAGGTTTCATAGCGCAAATCGCCTGATTCAATCTCAAAGCTATCCGCGATGTCATTCTCGACAGGGAAAATGGCGATATACCAGTTTTGCCGTTTGTGATGTGGTCTGAATGGACTGTTGCAAATCCATTGGATGGTGCCACACCAATGGCGAGCAAAGTCTGCGCAGTCTTGGCCGGTAAGCGAAACCAACGCCGACTGGACGCAACCCTCGCTTTCGCTTGCCGCCGGTTCAATCTCCATCGACAACTGTCGAGATTTGGCCTCCTTCGCCATTGCGCGCAAACACAGAGTAACGGCCCTTTGGCATTCTCTTGGTCCGTCACCGCTGGTGACCAATAGCCTAGTTTGTTCCTTTGGCATTATTTTTTATACCTCCGGCTTTTGCTCTTTCGGTCAAATGACTTGTCGTTTCTTTTTCCTGAATTGCCTTCAAGAAGAACGGCTTTCTTGAAGGTGATCAGAGGTTTGAAGACAGCGATCGTCCGGATCAGGTCTGCCTCTTCCAGATCGGCCAAAACCCGACTTGCATCCTTGTAGGCATCGGGCGCTTCTTCAATCAGCATTTGCTTGTCTTCGCAGATCACCCGACCTCCCAGAGACGTTCGGTTTGTAGCAGATGCCTGAATGCCGCGAGACTTCTCTCTGCCATGCATAGCCCTTCGATTGTGCTTTCGTCCGGCGCCATGCGCCAGTGACTCCAGAGAAGCATTGATTGTACCTGTTGGATGAACCAGATAGCTCAGCGCATCACGAGACCCTGCCAACGGCACAAGAGTGCCATCGGCTTTTGCTGCGCCCTTGCGATGCAAGAACCTTACATTTCCTGTCTCAGTTCTCATCTGCTCCACTATGTTATGTGGTGCATCAGCGATGAGATGGCACTGAGTACGCAAGGCTCTCGCGGCGCGTTCAGCGATCAATTGTCGGTTCAATGATGCCCATCGGACCGCCTGATCATGCATGG includes the following:
- a CDS encoding sulfotransferase; the encoded protein is MLASLEQYGKILVRRPDNQQALEGVDKIRTILRSSPNRPSPALIQQVTSLINAQNYSAAIQQLELLTKQFPQSAQLWRLLAKAAMRVGQLKQAEDAYTKAILIDPDEPDDHFAMSVLYEEEGKLIEAEECLRTAIDLKANFHQAYTNLGTILQKQGGRRTEAIEAYRSAIAIEPRDALAHQYLSQMIKYDEIDTQISQVAAMLKKGDLDATQTCHFHHTMAKMKEDTGQLKEALDHYKAAGHLRQKILGYSFEKDRALFAIIKQAAPAIKSASLKAPKKKAKATPIFILGMPRSGTSLVEQIISSHSDVHGGGELRLLGRHGRKLSLGQQRPDKPALERFRKAYLTDLAKVSASKPFVADKLPQNFLQLGLICSALPEAKIIHTMRDPAATCWSNFKINFQGPFLGYSHDLKSVVDYYKLYRDLMAFWHAQFPGQIYDLDYERLTEEQETETRNLIDYLALGWQDACLSPQHNTRAVKTASVEQVRQQVYRGSSQSWKKFEPYLDGAFDNL
- a CDS encoding LysR family transcriptional regulator, whose translation is MDNWVEIQTAYQVAKLGTVSAAAKALGVHRVTVNRHVETLEAKLGTKLFLRHGRGYVLTEQGQDFLSVVTRADTLLNDFAGRARMQNAELSGELILTTTPALSHMMMSPIVSYRKHHPGVRVTVLNQYDLLKLEYGEAHIALHVDMVKPDNPDYVVSLFKNAKLGLYAHQSYIQRMGMPEKVEDFKNHDFIRNLERFADNDFHRWLDDNVPADRFVVQCEHPRIALEAVTAGVGIGFLPNYQAKHNSQMLRIKAVQRSWDLPVWLVTHVDLHRSEKVQSMLRFMREEYDSFLGIELPDLSPDPSLSMDNR
- the prfH gene encoding peptide chain release factor H, which gives rise to MPKEQTRLLVTSGDGPRECQRAVTLCLRAMAKEAKSRQLSMEIEPAASESEGCVQSALVSLTGQDCADFARHWCGTIQWICNSPFRPHHKRQNWYIAIFPVENDIADSFEIESGDLRYETFRAGGPGGQHQNTTDSAVRLTYGPSGLSVISRDERSQHRNKQVALERLRTKFILMESEVAAATKRNENQLHKQLERGNPTRIFRGDKFSEQRK